GAATATGGTGGAGTTTGCCAAGTTTGTTATGTTGGGTTTCGTCCCTCAACCCAACCTACCATTTACTACCCATTGACCATCGGCAAGCTCACTGATATTCTGGGTATACGTTAAATTTTTCGTAGGTTGGGTAGAGCCCCGCGAAACCCAACAAATAAAGCTACCGCAGTTATGTTGGGTTTCGTCCCTCAACCCAACCTACCATTTACTACCCTTTACCATCGGCAAGCTCATTGATGTTCCGGATATAAGGCGATAATGTCTGCTTCGTTGGCAGGGGTTATGCCCCGTTCGGTAATGAGCCCGGAAATCAGTCGGGCCGGAGTTACGTCAAAGCCGTAGTTGGCGCCTTTGGTCTCTTTTGGCGAAATAAGTACGGTCTCCATAGTGCCTGCTGCTGTTTGACCGGTTATGTATTTAATTTCATCATCGGAGCGCTGTTCAATGGGGATCTCTTTAATGCCGTTTCGAATCTGCCAGTCGAATGTTGATGATGGCAGCGCCACGTAAAAAGGCACACCATTATCGTGAGCGGCCAGAGCCTTGAGATAGGTGCCGATCTTATTGGCAACATCGCCGCTTCTGGTTGTTCGGTCGGTGCCGACAATAACCAGGTCTACCATACCATGCTGCATCAGGTGACCGCCGGTATTGTCCGGGATCAGGGTGTGAGCTACTCCCTGCTGGCCAAGTTCCCAGGCCGTCAAGCGAGAGCCTTGCAGCCAGGGCCTGGTTTCATCAACCCAGACATGTACATTGATGCCGACCTCATGGGCGGCATAGATGGGTGCTGTGGCAGAGCCATAATCAACAAAGGCCAGCCAGCCGGCATTGCAGTGGGTCAGGATATTTACAGGCGCACCGTTCTTTTTTTGGCTGATTTCTTTGATGATTTCGAGGCCGTGCAGTCCGAGTCTTCGGCAAAAATCGGCATCCTCATCAGCAATCTGGCAGGCGACCTCGTAGGCTTTGTTGCGTTTGGCTTCAAGTGTTGTTTCGCTTCGGATGGCGTTCTTCTGCCGGTCAATTGCCCAGGCCAGATTTTTTGCAGTTGGCCGGGTGGCGATAAGTTTAGCTGAAGATGATTCGATATAGGCCTCTAAGTCTACTGCGGGGGCGCCAACTAAGGCGCTGTAAAAGGCAAAGCCTGCTGTGGCGCCAATGAGACCAGCCCCGCGAACGTGCATCTCTTCAATTGCTTTGGCAAAATGATCCACCGTTGCCAGATCTTCAATGACGAACTGATGGGGCAGGTGTCGCTGCTCAATGATCTGTATAATAGTGGTATCGTCTTTTTTGGGCCAGATTGTGCGATAGTGTTTGCCGTCAATTTTCATGGAAAATCCTTACAGTTTTGGTGGAGTTAAAAAAAAGTCCGTAAAAGCCAGAAAGCTGCAAGCCCTGAACCCAGGGCTCCATACATAACCAGTCAGGGGGAGCAGTATTCTGACTTTATTCTGCTGATGAATCGAAAGGCAAACGCACCAGCTGTGATTGCTATGAGTATGTAAATAAAATCTTTCATCTATTGCACCTTATGGGGAGTTGAGCAGTACCAAGCCCCAAATGGTGGAGGCGAAGGGGCTGCAAGTAATAGGCTGGTTGGAGGCGTGTGCTTATGGGGGTGGGTTTGTCGTCGGAGCTGTTTTTGTCTGCTGAGAGACGGTATGTTAAACTGCCTGAAAGCTATCGTAAAGGTACGGCGAAAATGAAAATCATCAGTTCTCGG
This DNA window, taken from Desulfobulbaceae bacterium, encodes the following:
- the mtnA gene encoding S-methyl-5-thioribose-1-phosphate isomerase, which translates into the protein MKIDGKHYRTIWPKKDDTTIIQIIEQRHLPHQFVIEDLATVDHFAKAIEEMHVRGAGLIGATAGFAFYSALVGAPAVDLEAYIESSSAKLIATRPTAKNLAWAIDRQKNAIRSETTLEAKRNKAYEVACQIADEDADFCRRLGLHGLEIIKEISQKKNGAPVNILTHCNAGWLAFVDYGSATAPIYAAHEVGINVHVWVDETRPWLQGSRLTAWELGQQGVAHTLIPDNTGGHLMQHGMVDLVIVGTDRTTRSGDVANKIGTYLKALAAHDNGVPFYVALPSSTFDWQIRNGIKEIPIEQRSDDEIKYITGQTAAGTMETVLISPKETKGANYGFDVTPARLISGLITERGITPANEADIIALYPEHQ